Proteins encoded by one window of Rutidosis leptorrhynchoides isolate AG116_Rl617_1_P2 chromosome 7, CSIRO_AGI_Rlap_v1, whole genome shotgun sequence:
- the LOC139859158 gene encoding WAT1-related protein At5g40240-like, producing the protein MTTTNGTWSWMDDVLPFVVMLMITCLDMSVLTIVKAAMNGGMGSIIYIVYHDALGTLILLPFFIIHIFRNVARPPLTFRLLFRFAILGLLGTCLSQVLSYAGIYYSSPTMSSAISNLNPAYTFLLAILFRMESIDIRSSSSQAKLLGTIIAISGAMVFTLYQGPEIYHTNVSPDLTNRVPLSQQPLNRVFGGLLIAISGIFASMWNVSQTATVREYPDQQAVVFWYCLFGTIQCIALSPFLEPNPSAWVVQPGIEMLAIVYGGVYSTIIRTIGVTWCLKKKGPVFVTMFTPLSIVIAVIMGVTFLGDSHHLGSAIGAIIVAVRFYIVMWGHAKEKNKLLVAMDEDLDVVDELGSHAPLLSSVKHKSEC; encoded by the exons ATGACAACAACAAATGGGACATGGTCATGGATGGATGATGTGCTGCCCTTTGTTGTTATGTTGATGATAACTTGTTTGGATATGAGCGTGTTGACTATAGTCAAAGCAGCCATGAATGGCGGTATGGGCAGTATAATCTATATTGTTTACCATGATGCTCTTGGAACATTGATTCTTCTTCCATTTTTCATCATCCATATCTTCAG AAACGTTGCGCGACCTCCGCTCACTTTCCGCCTTCTTTTCAGATTCGCAATCCTTGGTCTTTTAGG GACTTGCCTTTCTCAGGTTCTTTCATATGCAGGTATTTACTACAGCTCTCCAACTATGTCAAGTGCCATTTCCAACTTGAATCCAGCCTACACATTTTTGCTTGCAATCCTTTTCAG AATGGAGAGTATAGACATAAGAAGCTCAAGCAGTCAAGCAAAATTATTGGGTACAATAATTGCAATATCGGGAGCAATGGTGTTCACATTGTATCAAGGCCCGGAAATTTATCATACAAATGTGTCTCCTGATTTAACCAATCGAGTTCCTTTATCACAACAACCGTTAAATAGGGTTTTTGGAGGTCTGCTTATTGCTATATCTGGAATATTTGCTTCAATGTGGAATGTTTCGCAA ACAGCGACAGTTCGAGAGTATCCGGATCAACAAGCCGTTGTCTTTTGGTACTGCTTATTTGGAACAATTCAATGTATAGCTCTATCCCCTTTTCTAGAACCAAATCCAAGTGCTTGGGTGGTGCAACCTGGAATTGAGATGCTTGCTATTGTATACGGG GGGGTGTATTCAACTATAATTCGTACTATTGGTGTCACTTGGTGCTTGAAGAAGAAAGGTCCAGTTTTTGTGACCATGTTCACGCCTCTTTCGATAGTTATTGCAGTCATCATGGGTGTCACATTTCTTGGGGATTCACATCATTTAGGAAG CGCCATTGGAGCTATAATAGTTGCTGTTAGATTTTATATTGTGATGTGGGGGCACGCTAAAGAGAAGAACAAGTTACTGGTTGCAATGGATGAGGATTTGGATGTTGTAGACGAACTTGGATCACACGCTCCTCTCCTTTCATCTGTAAAACATAAATCTGAATGTTAA